One window from the genome of Alkalihalobacillus sp. LMS6 encodes:
- the tpx gene encoding thiol peroxidase, producing MTQVTFKQKPVTLVGKQIQAGDKAPDFQVVANDLSNVSLSDYKGKVKLISVVPSIDTGVCDAQTRRFNEEAASLDNTVVLTISVDLPFAQKRWCAAEGIENVQTLSDHKDVSFGQAYGVLIEELRLLARSVFVVNEQDEIVYAQYVSEVSEHPDYEAALNAVRNN from the coding sequence ATGACACAAGTTACGTTTAAGCAAAAGCCTGTCACATTAGTAGGCAAACAAATTCAAGCAGGCGATAAAGCACCAGATTTCCAAGTCGTTGCAAATGACTTGTCTAATGTTTCCCTTTCAGACTATAAAGGCAAAGTAAAGTTAATTAGCGTTGTTCCGTCCATTGATACTGGCGTATGTGATGCGCAAACACGTCGTTTTAACGAAGAAGCGGCGAGCTTAGACAACACAGTTGTTTTAACAATTAGTGTTGATTTACCTTTTGCTCAAAAAAGATGGTGTGCAGCAGAAGGAATTGAAAACGTCCAAACTTTATCTGATCATAAAGACGTATCGTTTGGACAAGCATACGGCGTGTTAATTGAAGAATTACGTCTTCTTGCTCGCTCTGTATTCGTTGTAAATGAGCAAGATGAAATTGTTTATGCACAGTATGTGAGTGAAGTGAGCGAACATCCTGACTATGAAGCTGCATTAAACGCAGTGCGCAACAACTAA
- the ytfJ gene encoding GerW family sporulation protein — MEHPIQGLMKTAMENIKAMADVNTIVGDPVETPDGSIIMPVSKVGFGFAAGGSEFYTEHSGTYAEQGHPFGGGSGGGVSITPIAFLVVNHKGVNMVHLDSSTHLYERLLDLAPQAFEKIQHMMKHDEHDHPVDDDHEERPYEDPIV; from the coding sequence ATGGAACATCCAATTCAAGGTTTAATGAAAACCGCGATGGAAAACATTAAAGCAATGGCAGACGTCAATACGATTGTCGGAGATCCAGTTGAAACCCCAGATGGAAGTATTATTATGCCTGTCTCAAAAGTAGGCTTCGGTTTTGCGGCAGGAGGAAGCGAGTTTTATACAGAGCATTCCGGTACTTATGCGGAACAAGGCCATCCATTTGGTGGAGGGAGCGGTGGGGGTGTATCGATCACGCCAATTGCGTTCCTCGTTGTGAATCATAAAGGTGTAAACATGGTCCATTTAGATAGCTCAACTCATTTATACGAACGGTTATTGGATTTGGCCCCGCAAGCTTTCGAAAAAATTCAGCATATGATGAAGCATGACGAGCATGATCACCCAGTAGATGATGACCATGAAGAACGACCTTATGAGGATCCAATTGTATAA